GTCGACTCTGTGGTTGGGATATGGAAGGGTGCCGAATTCATGGAGCGGGAAGTTTACGACATGATGGGTATCCAGTTCCGCGGCCACCCGGACTTGCGCCGCATTCTGATGCCGGACGATTACGAAGAGGGTTTTCCTCTTCGTAAAGATTTTCCACTTGTTGGTAAAGGCTGGCGGGATAATTTTTCATTTGTTCCAAGATTCCAGCAGACTCGCCCAGAGATTGATGGGAAAAACGGAGATTCTGCTTCTTTTTCCCTGCCTGACTGAGGTAGTCCATTTTCCAGTTGACCCGGACAAATCGTCCGTTTTTTAGGAGTCGGAAAACTTTGGAAACTGAAAAAAATACGGGCGTCAAAGAAGATATCCGACAAAAAGAGATTGTTCTGGGGAGCTTGAGGCAGGCTGTTCTTCAGAACCTCGACTCTTCTATCCAGACGGACCAGTTTCTCCTGAATATGGGTCCGCAGCATCCCAGTACCCATGGAGTGTTGAGGGTTCTTCTGGAGCTTGATGGAGAGAGAATCAAGAGGTCTGTCCCGGACCTGGGATATCTCCACCGGGGGACGGAAAAAATAGCGGAATACCGCACGTACAACCAGATTATTCCGCTGACGGACCGTTTGGATTATGTCTCGGCGATGGCAAACAATTATGCCTTTGTCCGGACTGTGGAAAAGCTGCTTCAGCTCAAGGTGCCGGACAGAGCAGAGTTTGTTCGCACCATCGTTGCCGAAGTTCAGCGCATTGTGAATCACCTCTTCTGGTTGGGAACCCAGGCTCTCGATATTGGTGCCATGAGCGTGTTTTTTTATACCTTCCGTGAAAGGGAGGAGCTGCTGGACATCTTCGAGATCTTATGCGGCGCCCGTTTGACGACGAACTATTATCGGGTTGGTGGTGTCGAAAGCGATATGCCCCAGCATGTCATCGATCGGCTCTATAAATTTGTCGAGACCTTTGAGGGGCATATTCAGGAATACAATACACTGCTGGAAACGAATCGAATCTGGTTGGCGCGTACAAAAAATATTGCTGTCATTACAGGAGAAGACGCCATCAATTTTGGCTTGTCAGGACCAACCTTGCGTGGTTCGGGTATTCCCTACGACTTGAGAAAATTTGAGCCTTATGGTGCTTATGATCAAGTTGAGTTTGATGTGCCGGTAGGTCAGAACGGCGATATTTACGACAGGTATTGGATTCGTATCGAAGAAATGCGTCAGAGCGCCAAAAT
The sequence above is drawn from the Leptospirillum ferriphilum ML-04 genome and encodes:
- the nuoD gene encoding NADH dehydrogenase (quinone) subunit D — translated: MGPQHPSTHGVLRVLLELDGERIKRSVPDLGYLHRGTEKIAEYRTYNQIIPLTDRLDYVSAMANNYAFVRTVEKLLQLKVPDRAEFVRTIVAEVQRIVNHLFWLGTQALDIGAMSVFFYTFREREELLDIFEILCGARLTTNYYRVGGVESDMPQHVIDRLYKFVETFEGHIQEYNTLLETNRIWLARTKNIAVITGEDAINFGLSGPTLRGSGIPYDLRKFEPYGAYDQVEFDVPVGQNGDIYDRYWIRIEEMRQSAKIIRQCLDKLPNGPIMTDDHKVSFPEKGNVMHNMETLIHHFLLVVHGFNVPPGDTYCGTETPKGELGFYIVSDGSGKPYRMKIRAPSFVNMGAFDFMAKGYMIADIITIFGTYDIVMGECDR